In Solea senegalensis isolate Sse05_10M linkage group LG6, IFAPA_SoseM_1, whole genome shotgun sequence, one genomic interval encodes:
- the LOC122770829 gene encoding gastrula zinc finger protein XlCGF57.1-like isoform X2 has product MNQESLSSDNPEDRRPLADCSQDVQHLLVIKEEVPIEMISSPHQEDSENPHIKEEQEDLWTSPEEEQLQGQEEAEQKFSLIVVHVKSEDDPESPHINKEQEDLWTTQEEEQHLKEDPLNIIHVKTEDDDEEPQSSQPLHSQTEESREAEPPATSSALTIKTEANGDDQLHSDKDDNETSDSSETEDSDDDWKETRAPDRCQPQRHTQRVQSGEKPFDCDVCGKRFTRKSSLKSHMMVHTGEKPFDCDVCGKTFIQRSSLKTHMMGHTGEKPCRCDVCGKSFALNSLLKRHMMVHTGEKPCTCDVCGKSFTLSSLLKRHMMVHTGEKPCKCDVCGKRFTQMTFLKRHMMVHTGEKPCSCDVCGKRFKQSNVLKVHMMDHTGEKPCSCDVCGKRFKQSNVLETHMMVHTGEKPCSCHVCGKRFRLKRSLKTHMMIHSGKKPCSCDVCGKGFAKKCDVKRHMMVHTREKPCSCDVCGKKFGYKSSMKTHMMIHTGEMPFICDVCGKRVTTRSHLKMHMRDHKGVKL; this is encoded by the exons ATGAACCAGGAGAGTCTCAGTTCAGATAATCCTGAAGACAGGCGCCCTCTAGCGGATTGCTCACAAG ATGTCCAACATCTGCTGGTGATCAAAGAAGAGGTTCCTATTGAGATGATTAGCAGTCCACATCAGGAGGACTCGGAGAATCCTCACATCAAAGAGGAACAAGAAGATCTCTGGACCAGTCCGGAGGAAGAGCAACTTCAAGGGCAGGAGGAGGCTGAGCAGAAGTTCTCACTCATTGTTGTTCATGTGAAAAGTGAAGATGACCCAGAGAGTCCTCACATCAACAAGGAACAGGAAGATCTCTGGACCACTCAGGAGGAAGAACAGCATCTGAAGGAGGACCCACTCAACATCATCCATGTAAAAACTGAAGATGATGACGAGGAACCTCAGTCCTCGCAGCCTCTTCACAGCCAAACTGAGGAGAgccgggaggcggagcctccaGCGACCAGCTCAGcattaacaattaaaacagaAGCAAATGGAGACGATCAGCTTCACTCAGATAAAGATGACAACGAGACTTCAGACTCATCTGAGACTgaagacagtgatgatgattggAAGGAGACCAGAGCTCCTGACCGATGTcaacctcagagacacacacagagagttcaGTCCGGAGAGAAACCATTtgactgtgatgtttgtgggaaaAGATTTACACGGAAGAGTTCTCTTAAGAGTCATATGATGGTCcatacaggagagaaaccatttgactgtgatgtttgtgggaaaACATTTATACAGAGGAGTTCTCTGAAGACGCATATGATGGGCCACACAGGAGAGAAGCCATGTagatgtgatgtttgtgggaaaAGCTTTGCGCTGAACTCTTTACTTAAGAGACACATGATggtccacacaggagagaaaccatgtacatgtgatgtttgtgggaaaAGTTTTACACTGAGCTCTTTACTTAAGAGACACATGATggtccacacaggagagaaaccgtgtaaatgtgatgtttgtgggaaaAGATTTACACAGATGACTTTTCTGAAGAGACACATGATggtccacacaggagagaaaccatgtagctgtgatgtttgtgggaaaAGATTTAAACAGAGTAATGTTCTTAAGGTACACATGATGGACcatacaggagagaaaccatgcagctgtgatgtttgtgggaaaAGATTTAAACAGAGTAATGTTCTTGAGACACATATGATGGTCCATACGGGAGAGAAACCATGCAGCTGTCATGTGTGTGGGAAAAGGTTTCGTCTCAAACGTTctctaaagacacacatgatgATCCATTCAGGAAAGAAACCATGtagctgtgatgtttgtgggaaaGGATTTGCAAAGAAGTGTGATGTTAAGAGACACATGATGGTCCATACTAGAGAGAAACCATGtagctgtgatgtttgtgggaaaaaaTTTGGATATAAAAGTTCTATGAAAACACATATGATGATTCATACTGGAGAGATGCcatttatttgtgatgtttgtggtaAAAGAGTTACAACTAGGTCTCATCTGAAAATGCACATGAGGGATCATAAAGGAGTGAAACTGTAA
- the LOC122770829 gene encoding gastrula zinc finger protein XlCGF57.1-like isoform X1 — MNQESLSSDNPEDRRPLADCSQADVQHLLVIKEEVPIEMISSPHQEDSENPHIKEEQEDLWTSPEEEQLQGQEEAEQKFSLIVVHVKSEDDPESPHINKEQEDLWTTQEEEQHLKEDPLNIIHVKTEDDDEEPQSSQPLHSQTEESREAEPPATSSALTIKTEANGDDQLHSDKDDNETSDSSETEDSDDDWKETRAPDRCQPQRHTQRVQSGEKPFDCDVCGKRFTRKSSLKSHMMVHTGEKPFDCDVCGKTFIQRSSLKTHMMGHTGEKPCRCDVCGKSFALNSLLKRHMMVHTGEKPCTCDVCGKSFTLSSLLKRHMMVHTGEKPCKCDVCGKRFTQMTFLKRHMMVHTGEKPCSCDVCGKRFKQSNVLKVHMMDHTGEKPCSCDVCGKRFKQSNVLETHMMVHTGEKPCSCHVCGKRFRLKRSLKTHMMIHSGKKPCSCDVCGKGFAKKCDVKRHMMVHTREKPCSCDVCGKKFGYKSSMKTHMMIHTGEMPFICDVCGKRVTTRSHLKMHMRDHKGVKL; from the exons ATGAACCAGGAGAGTCTCAGTTCAGATAATCCTGAAGACAGGCGCCCTCTAGCGGATTGCTCACAAG CAGATGTCCAACATCTGCTGGTGATCAAAGAAGAGGTTCCTATTGAGATGATTAGCAGTCCACATCAGGAGGACTCGGAGAATCCTCACATCAAAGAGGAACAAGAAGATCTCTGGACCAGTCCGGAGGAAGAGCAACTTCAAGGGCAGGAGGAGGCTGAGCAGAAGTTCTCACTCATTGTTGTTCATGTGAAAAGTGAAGATGACCCAGAGAGTCCTCACATCAACAAGGAACAGGAAGATCTCTGGACCACTCAGGAGGAAGAACAGCATCTGAAGGAGGACCCACTCAACATCATCCATGTAAAAACTGAAGATGATGACGAGGAACCTCAGTCCTCGCAGCCTCTTCACAGCCAAACTGAGGAGAgccgggaggcggagcctccaGCGACCAGCTCAGcattaacaattaaaacagaAGCAAATGGAGACGATCAGCTTCACTCAGATAAAGATGACAACGAGACTTCAGACTCATCTGAGACTgaagacagtgatgatgattggAAGGAGACCAGAGCTCCTGACCGATGTcaacctcagagacacacacagagagttcaGTCCGGAGAGAAACCATTtgactgtgatgtttgtgggaaaAGATTTACACGGAAGAGTTCTCTTAAGAGTCATATGATGGTCcatacaggagagaaaccatttgactgtgatgtttgtgggaaaACATTTATACAGAGGAGTTCTCTGAAGACGCATATGATGGGCCACACAGGAGAGAAGCCATGTagatgtgatgtttgtgggaaaAGCTTTGCGCTGAACTCTTTACTTAAGAGACACATGATggtccacacaggagagaaaccatgtacatgtgatgtttgtgggaaaAGTTTTACACTGAGCTCTTTACTTAAGAGACACATGATggtccacacaggagagaaaccgtgtaaatgtgatgtttgtgggaaaAGATTTACACAGATGACTTTTCTGAAGAGACACATGATggtccacacaggagagaaaccatgtagctgtgatgtttgtgggaaaAGATTTAAACAGAGTAATGTTCTTAAGGTACACATGATGGACcatacaggagagaaaccatgcagctgtgatgtttgtgggaaaAGATTTAAACAGAGTAATGTTCTTGAGACACATATGATGGTCCATACGGGAGAGAAACCATGCAGCTGTCATGTGTGTGGGAAAAGGTTTCGTCTCAAACGTTctctaaagacacacatgatgATCCATTCAGGAAAGAAACCATGtagctgtgatgtttgtgggaaaGGATTTGCAAAGAAGTGTGATGTTAAGAGACACATGATGGTCCATACTAGAGAGAAACCATGtagctgtgatgtttgtgggaaaaaaTTTGGATATAAAAGTTCTATGAAAACACATATGATGATTCATACTGGAGAGATGCcatttatttgtgatgtttgtggtaAAAGAGTTACAACTAGGTCTCATCTGAAAATGCACATGAGGGATCATAAAGGAGTGAAACTGTAA
- the LOC122770847 gene encoding uncharacterized protein C1orf100-like encodes MAGSGVAVRLHEFKESRDLEEPNRSTARTSRPGRDAHGLYPGQLGRVHTIPLKDCGFIRRSGRCHESLNQHQENDRPSLDIQTLREEVLRHSAALAHQRPLQTTYQEDFCRQSLLFPQ; translated from the exons ATGGCTGGTTCTGGtgttgctgtgaggctgcatgAGTTCAAAGAGTCCAGAGACCTGGAGGAACCGAATAGGTCCACGGCAAG AACGTCACGTCCGGGCAGAGACGCACACGGATTATACCCGGGACAGCTGGGAAGAGTCCACACAATCCCCTTAAAGGATTGTGG gtTCATTCGTCGCAGTGGAAGATGTCACGAGTCTCTAAACCAGCACCAGGAAAATGACCGGCCCAGTTTAGACATCCAGACCCTGAGAGAAGAGGTCCTGCGTCACAGCGCTGCTCTCGCCCACCAGCGCCCCCTTCAGACCACGTACCAGGAGGACTTCTGTCGTCAGTCCCTTCTCTTTCCTCAGTGA